Within the Anguilla rostrata isolate EN2019 chromosome 6, ASM1855537v3, whole genome shotgun sequence genome, the region AAGTCATCAGAATCATGTCACATTATCACTTTATCAACAGCATTCAAGCAGAGATTCTCTATAGCTTATCTAGATGGTCAGCTCAGTGTTCTTAACATTGAAAGTTCCGCCTCGGTTCTGCCTATTGTTCCAACTCAAATTGTACTGATTTGCCAGTTCCTTATGAATGATCAAGAAAAGCTTGTGGTAAAAGGTAGAACACCCATTGCTAGCAGAGTGCTGGTAAATTTCTGTTCCCAACCAAAGCCTCCTAAGAGATAAGGAATTACGGATACAGAAGACAGCAGCTACCCAGCTTGTATAATACAGTAGAGCTGTGGCATGACTAACCCATAGTTTCAAGGACAACTTTCTATTTCTGCATATTGAATTTGTTCAGATTTGTTCATTGATAGAGAGCTACATGGGCCTGGCCAGCCTTCTCAGGTTGCCTGGGGATACCTGTTTCCAGGGGTACAGCGTAGCTAGGCAAACTGTTCCCAGCAGAGGTTGTGGCAATGGCAGTGACTTCATAGACAGTGCCACAGGGCAAGTTGAGGATCTTGCAGGATGTTCCCCTCGACTGGCAGGACTCCATATCCCTGCTGCCGGTAAGTTTCACCACATAGTTTGCCCCCCGGTTAGTGGAACTCCAGGAGATGTTGACAGAGGTCGCATTGATCTGGCTCACACTCAGGATCTCAGGGGAACAGGGAGCTGAGAACAGGAAACGGGCgtaagaaaaacacaaaatgctaAAGGatctttgtttctgtgtgagacGTTCATTTCCTACAGCGTCACTGCGGTCCATGATTGTCAGTCTGGAGGTGTGGAGGTACCTGTCTCCCCTGTGTGGGGTCTGCAGGTGTGGTTGCATCCGCGGAGCTCGCTGCAAGGCGTGACCACCACGCTGTAATTGCTGTTGCACGTCAGGTCGGACAGCACGCACACGGGGGACGTGTCATTGCAGAGGACCGTGTCGGAGTTAGCGGCTGCCTTGGTCTGGTACACCTCCGCCCCCCGCACGAGGGTCCAACCGATCTCCAAGGTCTCTGTGGAAACCAGCGACACAGCCACGTCCTCTGGACAACAGGGGACTGCGGAAGCAAGCAGAGAAGAGACAGCAATGGCAGGTAAGCAAGCCTGTTTCCTCCAACTTGACCGATCCGAAGGCAAAGCTCGTCAAACCATTCAGATcagaaaaacagggaaaatgtatgtttacaaTGGGTCAGTAAAAACAGCGTCTGATATTTTCATGTGGATAATTGGTAAAGGATGTGAGTCACAGTTTGGCTTGTTCACAGACACTCAAGCTCTGTGTACTGCGAACGCCCTTACTGGTGGTGTAGTTGAGCATAGGCCCCGGAGGGCTGGAGCCAGCCTGGTTGTAGGAGAAGACGGTCATGAAGTACGTATAGCCACAGTTGCAGTAGAAGTTGcatttggtggtggtggtgttgcaCCAGATCTCCACGCCATCGTCCCGCTTCACGAAGGCGGTATAATAATCCACCCAGTTAACCTCTGGCCAGCGTAAGGAGCAGTTCCCTGGCACCGACTCCTCCACCCAAGATGTCTCTGGGGGACAGGGGACTGGAAACGACCAAACCAAGCAGCCAGTCACACACCCTTCACTTGTACTTACATCTGCTTCTGAATAAACGATATGTTTACTACAGCTTTTTATTATTCCCAATTAAGCTCCATTTTGACGTCCTTTTCTACATATTCTGGTTTACATCTAACTTTATTGTAAAAAGGGTTAGTTTCTGATATATgaattcaataataattattattactttagacaaagaattttttttatgtctttttgtaTACCAAGTATGCCTTAGAGTGCTAAAAGCACTTCCAAAAGAAGTGTTCCCAATCTCATTTTGGTGCCATGTGATAAATAAGTGTTATGGGAACAAGTCAAAGACAAAAACTAAAATAGGACTGAGTatgaacaaaatacaaatgcattttgcaaaagTGCTGTTCTGATTAGCTGGCATGGTGGGATACCTACAGGTCAGGAAGTTCTCCGGGTcggaggggctgctgggtccAGCCGCGTTCTCGGCGACGACCGTGATGGAGTGGATCTGGCCGCACTCGAGGGGGCTGATGACGCAGAAGGTTGAGGCCGAGGAAGTGGTGCAGTTCTGGCCGCTGGAGCTCACGGCTAGGTAGTCGGCTGCTCCCTGAACACTTCTCCAGTTCACCTCCATGCCCACGGATCGCCCGCCGCTCGGGAAGATCGTGACGGGCCCTGGGCTTGGGGGACCTGGTCACCACACACAGCTAATCATTTCACACGTGAACGGTCATCGCACACGTGCCTGttcaccacacacataccaatCACTGTGCGCACACACTAAGTTACCTCACATATGCCTGGTCATCACACACAACCTAGACACTTCACAGATCATCACGTACACCCATCTAGTTTAGATGCACCTCTGGTTACCTTATACACACCTGGTCATCAAATACAAACCCAGCACCAGTCACCATGAAAACACATGGtagcaaaacacacactcaatctTTACACATACCCAGTCACCAGACACGCTCCTAAACAGAAGACACATACTTGGAGGCAATATACATACATggtaacaacacacacacacacacccacacacactcacactcatcacacaggACAATGTGAAAAATGTCTGGTTGAACATTCTAAAGATTTTGAATCTGCCACAGGGTTTGTGCTGTGCATGTCTTAAGGACTATCCCCGAGGTTTATCTTTATATGCTTGCTGACTTTTCccataaaaaaacttttgataTAATTAGATAGAGGTGACGTAAAAATATATAGTGCCAGCTATTggtcatttttcacaaaatgcatATGCTCACCTGAATTCCTGCAAACATTACACCAGAAACATGGctaaaaaaacactgcatctACAGGGTAATGGATCCTGCTCATTTAAGGTAAAATGTCTGGTATCCATGACATTGCCCTGGCAATGACACAGACTGTCTGACAGACAGCCCTTACGTGTGATCTGGCTGAGAGTGATGTCATCGCCAGGGGTGCCGCTGGGGTCCCACGCGTTGGCCTTAATGCTGTAGACGGTGCCAGCCTGCAGCACGGTGAAGTCCATCGTGGTATTGGTGGTGTTCAGTTTGATCCGCTGGTCGGACCCCTCCATGATGATGCACAGGGTGTACAGCACCGCGTGCTCCACAGGATCCCAGCTGACCATGATTGTGTCGTTGCTCGGGGAGAAGGCGCTGAGCTGCGGAGCTTCCAGCACTGCATGGGGTGGGGGCAAAGGGAACCCGATCGAATGGATAAAATCAGTTAGCTGTGTAGCCCCAGTCCAAAGCATTCTTATGATTTTACTTGGCATGTCTGTCCCAGGTCAGCCACAGGGGGGCACTCTCACCCATAACATCATCTAGGAATACTGCTTAGTCTGGGCATGGTGAGAATTTAGCCACAATACACCCCCAGTCTGGTTCAATTTATTGTTTGATTCAAACACTGTTTGGTTAATTGGATGGGTTAAAATGTATTGGTTTAATCTTTAGGATGAAGTGTCCAGCAATGGAACTGTATTCTCATAGTTAtgatattttacttattttttctgtaattttggcTCCTGCTTACTAACCTAAACATGTCACTGGccatattatttttaacaatacaATAACAAGTACAAAAATaggctcacttcctggtcttgtagAGAGCAacattgctcactagcgccactgcggttggctccagtataggtgtttcaaCCATCCGTTTAAAAGTTTTTCCCACAataggtgtttgtttttgtgtcatttggccaatattttaatattttgtgaattaatcagAGAAATATTGTGTCACTGCATGTCATTCACATGCTTACTGGACGATCCAGACCCAGCCCAGACTTCATGACCATATAAGGGCCCCCCCTTTTCCTAACTGCgtagtctctggctccaatttgtacaacatggcaggactttcacAGTTTCAA harbors:
- the LOC135256608 gene encoding fibronectin type III domain-containing protein 7-like, producing the protein MGLRDLKSLTFYILFCFTFFEICAAQNGITVSIYTVTSKTITARWTRYAGASSYKLTATPINSPSGRTVFAQFGGNTVMGSISPLSPNTVYTLRVEAMDNSITVLTSAVAEGTTAPDVPHILGANSKQSHSITVEFTSMPGATAYVLRAENEAEGLFSEIEVPESPGTISNLQPFTMYTLSVMSVNSGGRSQPSLSVEETTVLEAPQLSAFSPSNDTIMVSWDPVEHAVLYTLCIIMEGSDQRIKLNTTNTTMDFTVLQAGTVYSIKANAWDPSGTPGDDITLSQITRPPSPGPVTIFPSGGRSVGMEVNWRSVQGAADYLAVSSSGQNCTTSSASTFCVISPLECGQIHSITVVAENAAGPSSPSDPENFLTFPCPPETSWVEESVPGNCSLRWPEVNWVDYYTAFVKRDDGVEIWCNTTTTKCNFYCNCGYTYFMTVFSYNQAGSSPPGPMLNYTTIPCCPEDVAVSLVSTETLEIGWTLVRGAEVYQTKAAANSDTVLCNDTSPVCVLSDLTCNSNYSVVVTPCSELRGCNHTCRPHTGETAPCSPEILSVSQINATSVNISWSSTNRGANYVVKLTGSRDMESCQSRGTSCKILNLPCGTVYEVTAIATTSAGNSLPSYAVPLETAPCCPGNVTVRQMTQASSHVTWSPATGAEYYVTSLSSPRGDAKCHTLQNQCVMGCITCGTNYTVSMEAISRTGHKSECTYHGFSSSACCPSNVRLYRMTNNTIRVHWRASGNLGNFSVDLRGAQSNYTCTPPMGATSCDVSDVVCGDVYSVVVAPVSRNGTKIEFCPRRMYSVSCAGSSVGMVIYRGRRSVD